The window AAAACAGCCTTTTAAATGATGTTTATTGATGTTATGTGCCAGTTAAGGGAAGTGAAGAATGTAAGTGAACAGGCTCTCCTTACTGGTGACTGCCAAAACATAATAGCAACACAATTTTCCAGATTCGATAAGGTATGTTGCAAATCTATAGGTTGATTTGTACCCTGTTGATTGGAGCGGAAGGTGCGAAGACTCCTGCGGGAGTAGCGGGACAGGTGAGACCCCGCAGGCGCTTTAGCGCAGAGGAGGCTCACCGCCCGCCCCGCGGAAAGCGAAGCACCTGGAGCGGAGATCAACAGGTCCCATTGCATAGATAATCTAATATTAAAAATCGATGTTCTGACAAAAAAATTGCCGAGAAAATAACCTTTCTCGACAATCTGAAAAGCTGACACTTCTGTCAGCTTTTTTTGTTCTGTTTAACTTGTTTTGTTTACCTACACACATTTCAAATTTCTAACAATATCCCGCTAACTCTCAATCCCGTTAAAATTTTCTCTATTTATTCATAACATTTCCTGTAATGGAAACAATACAAGCATGCACAACTAGGCAGGTGATGAACATCATGAATTGGTTCAAAAAAAAATCAAGCGAGCAATCTGATCTTGAACAGAAATTATCAAATTCTAGCGATTATAAGCGAATTGAGTTTGTTAATCAAAAAACCAATCTACGTTTTCAACTAGCCTTTATCTCAAATCTGATTGATGAAAGTATCCTCCAGAAAAGTGTTTTGCCTTATTTATTAGAACAAGCTTTCCAATCTCTTGAGGATATCGTTAAAATCGTTCCAATCTCAGACATTCAAATTAGTGAGGATATTAGTTTAGTTGAGCAAAAAATATTTAATGGCTACGTTTTACTCACAATCGAATCAACAAACAAAACGATGGCTTTTATCGCGGCTCACAAAGAGCTTGTTCGGAGCATAACGACACCTGAGATTGAGTTCAGTGTTCTTGGTCCTAAGGAATCCTTCGTCGAGTCAATTGGACAAAACCTGAACCTTATTAGGAAACGGATACCTATAAAAGAGTTAATTGTAGAAGAACTTCAAGTCGGGAAGTTGTCAAAAACAAAGATTGCTATCCTTCATATTGATGGAATTACCGATAAAGAAAACGTAAAGACCGTGAAACAACGGATTGGGGACCTTCAGTTTGATATGATCACAGATAGTTCTTATTTAGTTCAACTCATATCCGATAATGGAAATTCACCCTTTCCTCAATTATTGGATACAGAAAGACCTGATCGTGTTGCGGCAATTCTTGCAGAAGGAAAAGTGGCCATAGTTGTTGACGGATCTCCGCAAGTACTTATCGCACCAACCACTCTAGTTGAATTTTTTAGTTCCTTTGAAGATTATTTTTTGAATTGGATAGTGGCATCATTCTTTCGATTAATTCGTTTATTTTCGGTAGCCTTTTCGATATTAATAACACCCATATATGTCGCAACCCTTAATTATCACTATGAGCTAATACCAAGAGACCTATTAATTACACTCGTATCATCTCGACAATTAATTCCTCTTCCACCTATTTTAGAAGCATTGTTTTTAGAACTAACGATTGAACTACTCAGGGAAGCTGGAGCCCGATTGCCAACTAAGGTTGGACAAACCATGGGCATCGTAGGTGGAATCGTAATTGGAACAGCGTCTGTGGAGGCAGCCCTTACAAGTAATGTCCTATTAATTATCGTTGCGCTGTCTGCCCTTGCGTCTTTTACAACACC of the Bacillus sp. 1NLA3E genome contains:
- a CDS encoding spore germination protein; amino-acid sequence: MNIMNWFKKKSSEQSDLEQKLSNSSDYKRIEFVNQKTNLRFQLAFISNLIDESILQKSVLPYLLEQAFQSLEDIVKIVPISDIQISEDISLVEQKIFNGYVLLTIESTNKTMAFIAAHKELVRSITTPEIEFSVLGPKESFVESIGQNLNLIRKRIPIKELIVEELQVGKLSKTKIAILHIDGITDKENVKTVKQRIGDLQFDMITDSSYLVQLISDNGNSPFPQLLDTERPDRVAAILAEGKVAIVVDGSPQVLIAPTTLVEFFSSFEDYFLNWIVASFFRLIRLFSVAFSILITPIYVATLNYHYELIPRDLLITLVSSRQLIPLPPILEALFLELTIELLREAGARLPTKVGQTMGIVGGIVIGTASVEAALTSNVLLIIVALSALASFTTPVYKMSNTIRLLRFPFMIFAELWGLVGIVFCFCLLMTHLLRLKSLGRPFLEPIYPPRMADIKDAFVRLSFSQLSTRPSYLRTEKPDRFNKQKAKKKKDIDE